A part of Gramella sp. MAR_2010_147 genomic DNA contains:
- a CDS encoding GatB/YqeY domain-containing protein → MSLQEKVMVEMKAAMKAKDSMKLEALRAVKGAILLANTESSSKDGLSEEEENKILQKLVKQRKDSAQIYKEQGREDLAEPELAQAEVIEQFLPEQMSEAEVEAEVEKIIADTGASGMQDMGKVMGMATGKLAGKADGKTISMIVKKKLS, encoded by the coding sequence ATGAGTTTACAGGAAAAAGTGATGGTTGAAATGAAGGCTGCGATGAAAGCCAAGGATAGTATGAAGCTTGAAGCTTTAAGGGCTGTAAAGGGAGCTATCTTATTAGCAAATACTGAATCTTCGTCTAAGGATGGTTTATCTGAAGAGGAAGAGAATAAAATTCTGCAAAAACTTGTAAAACAACGTAAGGATAGTGCCCAGATTTATAAGGAGCAGGGTAGAGAAGATCTTGCGGAACCTGAATTGGCACAGGCTGAAGTTATAGAGCAATTTCTGCCAGAACAAATGAGCGAAGCTGAAGTTGAAGCTGAAGTTGAAAAGATCATCGCTGATACCGGAGCTTCTGGAATGCAGGATATGGGAAAAGTAATGGGTATGGCTACTGGAAAGCTAGCTGGAAAGGCTGATGGTAAGACAATTTCCATGATCGTGAAAAAGAAATTGAGTTAG
- a CDS encoding alpha/beta hydrolase translates to MKRILYFCMLILSFQSIEAQEKYIDSLYKVADVKTEIYAEKESEQLIIDIYQPVNSEKKRPLILFMHGGGFSGGSPKNHQEVKFAKIAASKGYTVGLISYRLIRKGKENGFGCDFEASGKLKTFQFAAEDFMDVVKFMKDHAEKFNINSDKIIVGGSSAGAEAVLNAVYNPDLMFENPEKYAEIKFSAVMSLAGAIVDVRYLNEKQAVPGIFFHGTDDNLVPYATAPHHYCENSKPGYLILDGSKSIVEKLHNLGTSYLFYSYEGARHEISGMPFNELPQVFDFLSSVVFKNNKIQSHIYK, encoded by the coding sequence ATGAAAAGAATTTTATACTTCTGCATGCTCATTTTAAGTTTTCAAAGTATTGAAGCTCAGGAAAAATATATAGATAGCCTGTACAAAGTAGCAGATGTTAAAACCGAAATTTATGCAGAAAAGGAGAGTGAGCAACTTATAATTGACATTTATCAGCCTGTCAATTCTGAAAAAAAGAGACCTCTAATCCTTTTTATGCATGGGGGTGGATTTTCTGGTGGAAGCCCTAAAAATCATCAGGAGGTGAAATTTGCAAAAATAGCAGCTTCAAAAGGGTATACGGTTGGACTTATTTCTTACCGACTTATTAGAAAAGGAAAGGAAAATGGTTTTGGGTGTGATTTTGAAGCTTCAGGAAAATTAAAGACCTTTCAATTTGCTGCGGAAGATTTTATGGATGTGGTTAAATTCATGAAAGATCATGCTGAAAAGTTCAATATCAATTCAGATAAAATAATCGTTGGTGGAAGTAGCGCCGGTGCTGAAGCAGTGCTAAATGCTGTTTATAATCCCGATTTAATGTTTGAGAATCCTGAAAAATATGCTGAAATTAAATTTTCAGCAGTGATGTCCCTTGCCGGTGCTATTGTAGATGTAAGATACTTAAATGAAAAGCAGGCCGTTCCAGGGATCTTTTTTCATGGAACTGATGACAATCTGGTTCCCTACGCAACTGCTCCCCACCATTATTGTGAAAATAGCAAACCTGGATATTTAATATTAGACGGTTCTAAAAGCATTGTTGAGAAACTTCATAATCTGGGAACTTCTTACCTCTTTTATTCATATGAAGGTGCCAGACATGAAATTTCAGGAATGCCTTTTAATGAACTTCCACAGGTGTTCGATTTTCTTAGTAGCGTAGTTTTCAAAAATAATAAGATTCAATCCCATATTTACAAATGA
- a CDS encoding histidinol-phosphatase — protein sequence MKKSLLPILLILLVSAVTAQKSEWYKGNLHTHSYWSDGDEFPEMIMQWYKDHDYQFVALSDHNIIAEGDKWKAISPDSLYQNAFKNYINKYGDDWTKFEKNSDGLKVKLKTLSEFRPLFEEPEQFMIFKAEEVTSYLDDKAVHMGAINIEHVIEPKEGATIVELIQNNLDAIKAQEKEIGQPVLQHLNHPNFTYAITAEDIKQLNGERFFEVFNGHPYVNNYGDSIHDSTETMWDKVNIAYHAMGKPLLLGIATDDSHHYHKFESKWSNAGRGWVEVRSRELSPNAIINALEAGDFYASTGIELSKLEFNGNELSIGIKSEEGINYEIQFIGVRKGSTKSEILKSTTTTNASFTIPEDVLFVRAKIISDKKKKNPYKVGDTEVAWTQPVSKK from the coding sequence ATGAAAAAATCCCTATTACCAATTCTACTAATCCTTCTGGTTTCTGCCGTTACAGCTCAAAAAAGCGAATGGTATAAAGGAAACCTGCATACCCACTCTTACTGGAGTGATGGTGATGAGTTTCCAGAAATGATCATGCAATGGTATAAAGATCATGATTATCAATTTGTGGCATTATCAGATCATAATATTATTGCTGAAGGGGATAAATGGAAAGCTATTTCGCCTGATTCTCTTTACCAGAATGCGTTTAAAAATTACATAAATAAGTATGGAGATGACTGGACGAAATTTGAGAAAAATTCAGATGGCTTAAAAGTAAAACTTAAAACATTGTCAGAATTTCGCCCACTCTTTGAAGAACCAGAGCAATTCATGATCTTTAAAGCCGAAGAAGTCACGTCATATCTCGATGATAAGGCAGTGCATATGGGAGCGATCAATATTGAGCATGTTATAGAACCTAAAGAAGGTGCGACGATCGTTGAACTTATTCAGAATAATCTTGATGCCATTAAAGCACAGGAAAAGGAAATCGGCCAACCTGTGCTCCAACATTTAAATCACCCAAATTTCACCTATGCCATCACCGCAGAAGACATTAAACAACTTAACGGTGAACGCTTTTTTGAAGTTTTCAATGGTCATCCATACGTGAACAATTATGGCGACAGTATTCATGATAGTACAGAAACAATGTGGGATAAGGTGAATATCGCCTACCATGCCATGGGAAAACCTCTATTACTGGGAATTGCCACCGATGACAGTCATCATTATCATAAATTCGAATCCAAATGGAGTAACGCGGGCCGAGGCTGGGTAGAAGTTAGATCTCGAGAACTTAGTCCAAATGCGATCATCAATGCTCTGGAAGCTGGAGATTTTTACGCCAGTACGGGAATTGAATTATCAAAACTTGAATTCAATGGCAATGAACTTTCAATTGGAATAAAATCAGAAGAAGGTATAAATTATGAAATTCAATTTATTGGAGTTAGGAAAGGATCTACCAAAAGTGAAATTCTCAAATCCACCACAACAACCAATGCGTCTTTTACAATTCCAGAAGATGTTCTGTTTGTAAGAGCAAAGATCATTTCAGACAAGAAAAAGAAAAACCCGTACAAAGTAGGAGATACAGAAGTTGCGTGGACACAACCTGTTTCAAAAAAATAA
- a CDS encoding MBG domain-containing protein — MIALLLKFNRLTRLLLLLMFLTLPAVSVVGQTESGQGQSETAASTATVTTDKDDYAPGEYVIITGTGWEPGERVDFTFVETPKPESCVNSHDNFAIADASGNIRYEGFLIKVNHIGVHFVLTATGLSSARIAKTEFTDANVRVRTSSGSITLFAKLTNNLDCSGLGINSNGTANTGNNYSIAVASTPNVQSVQLTAPATNSLGEVFNEWSSNTDFSIDLNNPRIICVRGNVSNGSVTYTANYIACASPSITTSPISKTLTYGDADPTFSVTASGDGLSYQWQFNTTAVPGTWNNVGTNSNIYTVPSPTVSFSDRTYRVVITGSCGTVTSTPVGLTVNKATPTATLAVSNSPQTYTGSGQSATVSISASSVLGTVTNILTGGSASQTNANTYAVTANFVPNDAANYNTLTALPTGNFTIVKAASFTTVTITGAPFAYTGSAITPASVTVTGAGGLNLSPDADYTDNVNAGTASASYSYAESANYLASNDIKTFAIGKADATVTVVGTTVIYDGTAYGASGTAVGVEGETLAGLDLGASFTNVPGGTANWVFTDQTGNYEDESGSVEIVINKADATVTVAGTTETYDGTAYGASGTATGVEGETLAGLDLGASFTNVPGGTANWVFTDQTGNYENESGSVEIVINKADATVTVAGTTVTYDGTAHGASGTAVGVEGEPLAGLDLGASFTNVPGGTANWVFTDQTGNYENESGSVEIVINKADATVIVAGTTVTYDGTVHGASGTAVGVEGEPLAGLDLGASFTNVPGGTANWTFTDQTGNYENESGSVEIVINKADATVTVAGTTVTYDGTAHGASGTAVGVEGEPLAGLDLGASFTNVPGGTANWVFTDQTGNYENESGSVEIVINKADATVTVAGTTVTYDGTVHGASGTAVGVEGEPLAGLDLGASFTNVPGGTANWTFTDQTGNYEDESGSVEIVINKADATVTVAGTTVTYDGTAHGASGTATGVEGEPLAGLDLGASFTNVPGGTANWTFTDQTGNYENESGSVEIVINKADATVTVAGTTETYDGTAYGATGAATGVEGEPLAGLDLGASFTNVPGGTANWIFTDQTGNYENESGSVEIVINKADATVTVAGTTETYDGTAYGAIGAATGVEGEPLAGLDLGASFTNVPGGTANWVFTDQTGNYENESGSVEIVINKADATVTVAGTTVTYDGTAHGASGTAVGVEGEPLAGLDLGASFTNVPGGTANWVFTDQTGNYENESGSVEIVINKADATVIVAGTTVTYDGTVHGASGTAVGVEGEPLVGLDLGASFTNVPGGTANWTFTDQTGNYENESGSVEIVINKADATVTVAGTTVTYDGTAHGASGTATGVEGEPLAGLDLGASFTNVPGGTANWVFTDQTGNYEDESGSVEIVINKADATVTVAGTTVTYDGTAHGASGTATGVEGEPLAGLDLGASFTNVPGGTANWVFTDQTGNYENESGSVEIVINKADATVTVAGTTVTYDGTAHGASGTAVGVEGEPLAGLDLGASFTNVPGGTANWVFTDQTGNYEDESGSVEIVINKADATVTVAGTTVTYDGTAHGASGTATGVEGETLAGLDLGASFTNVPGGTANWVFTDQTGNYEDESGSVEIVINKRQLTVTAIDNSKFCGQVNPNLAVSYSGFANGENENVLNTKPSASTSADVNSTNSSYIIKASGGVDNNYNFTYVDGTLTVNGVIIDASASSNPIQLGTTATLSAQVTPAVAGVSVTFILSEYNNTNTGTFAQSYTATTGSNGIATVDVANLPSDVYKVTAVAGGGCSESEAYLPVYDPNGGFVTGGGWIQSPGTAMESGATGKANFGFNAKYKNGKNNMTEVDGNTNFQFQAGDLHLKSISHDNMSLVISGAKATYRGVGTVNGASTHKFLLIAIDGDVSGGGGTDKFRIRIWKHNSPEILYDNQWISDENSNDATILGGGSIVIHKPKGNNKTMETTGKPDAKYVMPEVPQQLRTLEVAPNPMSEYCDIRFSLKAKLKADVLIFDINGRQLRSLHSSIVNENEMIQIRFERQNLPSGVYICKLITGDGHSYERQIVIK; from the coding sequence ATGATTGCACTATTACTCAAGTTTAATAGGCTAACACGCCTATTGCTTTTACTAATGTTTTTAACGCTGCCGGCAGTTTCGGTGGTGGGGCAGACGGAATCTGGCCAGGGGCAGAGTGAAACTGCTGCATCGACGGCCACCGTAACAACCGATAAGGATGACTATGCTCCGGGGGAGTATGTTATTATCACAGGAACCGGTTGGGAACCCGGAGAACGGGTTGATTTTACTTTTGTAGAAACTCCGAAGCCGGAGTCCTGTGTCAATTCCCACGATAATTTTGCTATTGCAGATGCTAGTGGTAATATCCGTTATGAAGGGTTCTTGATTAAGGTAAATCATATCGGAGTTCATTTTGTGCTGACGGCAACCGGTCTTAGTTCTGCGAGGATTGCAAAAACAGAGTTTACTGATGCCAATGTTAGAGTTAGGACTTCCTCTGGTTCAATCACTTTGTTTGCTAAATTGACTAATAATTTGGATTGTTCGGGATTGGGAATAAACTCTAATGGTACTGCAAATACAGGAAATAATTATTCTATTGCAGTTGCGAGTACCCCCAATGTTCAATCTGTTCAACTAACTGCTCCTGCTACAAATTCACTTGGTGAGGTTTTTAATGAGTGGTCATCCAATACGGATTTTTCCATTGATCTTAATAATCCAAGAATAATTTGTGTTCGTGGTAACGTAAGTAATGGCTCAGTTACTTATACAGCTAATTATATTGCTTGTGCGTCCCCATCTATTACAACCTCTCCAATATCTAAAACCCTAACATATGGCGACGCTGACCCTACTTTTTCAGTAACCGCATCTGGAGATGGCTTAAGCTACCAATGGCAATTCAATACGACAGCTGTTCCTGGCACTTGGAATAATGTGGGTACTAATTCAAATATTTATACCGTCCCATCACCGACTGTAAGTTTCAGTGATCGGACCTACAGAGTAGTGATCACAGGTTCTTGTGGAACGGTGACTAGTACGCCGGTTGGGTTGACAGTGAATAAAGCAACACCAACAGCTACTCTGGCGGTATCAAATTCACCACAAACCTATACAGGCTCCGGCCAATCAGCGACAGTTAGTATTTCAGCTAGTTCTGTCCTAGGTACTGTTACCAACATCCTTACAGGTGGTTCAGCATCACAGACCAATGCCAATACTTATGCGGTCACGGCTAACTTTGTTCCTAACGATGCAGCTAATTATAATACCCTTACAGCTCTTCCAACTGGAAACTTTACTATTGTCAAGGCAGCATCCTTTACCACAGTAACAATAACCGGTGCTCCGTTCGCTTATACAGGCTCAGCGATCACTCCGGCTTCTGTCACCGTAACAGGTGCAGGTGGCTTAAATTTATCTCCTGATGCTGATTATACAGACAATGTGAATGCCGGAACAGCTAGTGCGAGTTACAGTTATGCAGAAAGTGCTAATTATCTTGCTTCAAATGACATCAAGACCTTTGCTATTGGTAAAGCTGATGCTACGGTAACTGTTGTAGGAACTACTGTTATCTATGACGGAACAGCTTATGGAGCTTCAGGAACAGCAGTTGGAGTAGAAGGAGAAACTTTAGCCGGGCTTGACCTTGGTGCAAGCTTCACCAATGTACCAGGAGGCACCGCTAACTGGGTCTTCACAGACCAGACCGGAAACTACGAAGACGAATCAGGATCAGTTGAGATCGTGATCAATAAAGCAGATGCTACGGTAACAGTTGCAGGTACTACCGAAACTTATGACGGAACAGCTTATGGAGCTTCAGGAACAGCAACCGGAGTAGAAGGAGAAACTTTAGCCGGGCTTGACCTTGGTGCGAGCTTCACCAATGTACCAGGCGGCACCGCCAACTGGGTATTCACAGACCAGACCGGAAACTATGAAAACGAATCAGGATCAGTAGAGATCGTGATCAATAAAGCAGATGCTACGGTAACAGTTGCAGGAACTACGGTTACCTATGATGGAACAGCACACGGGGCGAGCGGTACAGCAGTTGGAGTAGAAGGAGAACCTTTAGCCGGGCTTGATCTTGGCGCAAGCTTCACCAATGTACCAGGCGGCACCGCCAACTGGGTCTTCACAGACCAGACCGGAAACTACGAAAACGAATCAGGATCAGTAGAGATTGTGATCAATAAGGCTGATGCTACGGTAATAGTCGCAGGTACTACGGTTACCTATGATGGAACAGTACACGGGGCGAGCGGTACAGCAGTTGGAGTAGAAGGAGAACCTTTAGCCGGGCTTGACCTTGGCGCAAGCTTCACCAATGTACCAGGGGGTACTGCAAACTGGACCTTCACAGACCAGACCGGAAACTATGAAAACGAATCAGGATCAGTAGAGATCGTGATCAATAAAGCAGATGCTACGGTAACAGTTGCAGGAACTACGGTTACCTATGATGGAACAGCACACGGGGCGAGCGGTACAGCAGTTGGAGTAGAAGGAGAACCTTTAGCCGGGCTTGATCTTGGCGCAAGCTTCACCAATGTACCAGGCGGCACTGCCAACTGGGTATTCACAGACCAGACCGGAAACTATGAAAACGAATCAGGATCAGTAGAGATCGTGATCAATAAGGCTGATGCTACGGTAACAGTTGCAGGTACTACGGTTACCTATGATGGAACAGTACACGGGGCGAGCGGTACAGCAGTTGGAGTAGAAGGAGAACCTTTAGCCGGGCTTGACCTTGGCGCAAGCTTCACCAATGTACCAGGGGGTACTGCAAACTGGACCTTCACAGACCAGACCGGAAACTACGAAGACGAATCAGGATCAGTAGAGATCGTGATCAATAAAGCAGATGCTACGGTAACAGTTGCAGGAACTACGGTTACCTATGATGGAACAGCACACGGGGCGAGCGGTACAGCAACCGGAGTAGAAGGAGAACCTTTAGCCGGATTGGATCTTGGCGCAAGCTTCACCAATGTACCAGGGGGTACTGCAAACTGGACCTTCACAGACCAGACCGGAAATTATGAAAACGAATCAGGATCAGTAGAGATCGTGATCAATAAGGCAGATGCTACGGTAACTGTTGCAGGAACTACCGAAACTTATGACGGAACAGCTTATGGAGCTACCGGCGCAGCAACCGGAGTAGAAGGAGAACCTTTAGCCGGATTGGATCTTGGGGCAAGTTTCACCAATGTACCAGGGGGTACCGCTAACTGGATCTTCACAGACCAGACCGGAAACTATGAAAACGAATCAGGATCAGTAGAGATCGTGATCAATAAGGCAGATGCTACGGTAACTGTTGCAGGAACTACCGAAACTTATGACGGAACAGCTTATGGAGCTATCGGCGCAGCAACCGGAGTAGAAGGAGAACCTTTAGCCGGATTGGATCTTGGCGCAAGCTTCACCAATGTACCAGGGGGTACTGCCAACTGGGTATTCACTGACCAGACCGGAAACTACGAGAACGAATCAGGATCAGTAGAGATTGTGATCAATAAAGCAGATGCTACGGTAACAGTTGCAGGAACTACGGTTACCTATGATGGAACAGCACACGGGGCGAGCGGTACAGCAGTTGGAGTAGAAGGAGAACCTTTAGCCGGATTGGATCTTGGCGCAAGCTTCACCAATGTACCAGGCGGCACCGCCAACTGGGTCTTCACAGACCAGACCGGAAACTACGAAAACGAATCAGGATCAGTAGAGATTGTGATCAATAAGGCTGATGCTACGGTAATAGTCGCAGGTACTACTGTTACCTATGATGGAACAGTACACGGGGCGAGCGGTACAGCAGTTGGAGTAGAAGGAGAACCTTTAGTCGGATTGGATCTTGGCGCAAGCTTCACCAATGTACCAGGGGGTACTGCAAACTGGACCTTCACAGACCAGACCGGAAACTATGAAAACGAATCAGGATCAGTAGAGATCGTGATCAATAAAGCAGATGCTACGGTAACAGTTGCAGGAACTACGGTTACCTATGATGGAACAGCACACGGGGCGAGCGGTACAGCAACCGGAGTAGAAGGAGAACCTTTAGCCGGGCTTGACCTTGGCGCAAGCTTCACTAATGTACCAGGGGGTACTGCAAACTGGGTATTCACAGACCAGACCGGAAACTACGAAGACGAATCAGGATCAGTAGAGATTGTGATCAATAAAGCCGATGCTACGGTAACTGTTGCAGGTACTACGGTTACCTATGATGGAACAGCACACGGGGCGAGCGGTACAGCAACCGGAGTAGAAGGAGAACCTTTAGCCGGGCTTGACCTTGGCGCAAGCTTCACTAATGTACCAGGGGGTACTGCAAACTGGGTATTCACAGACCAGACCGGAAACTATGAAAACGAATCAGGATCAGTAGAGATCGTGATCAATAAAGCAGATGCTACGGTAACTGTTGCAGGAACTACGGTTACCTATGATGGAACAGCACACGGGGCGAGCGGCACAGCAGTTGGAGTAGAAGGAGAACCTTTAGCCGGATTGGATCTTGGTGCGAGCTTCACCAATGTACCAGGGGGTACTGCCAACTGGGTCTTCACAGACCAGACCGGAAACTACGAAGACGAATCAGGATCAGTAGAGATCGTGATCAATAAAGCCGATGCTACGGTAACTGTTGCAGGAACTACGGTTACCTATGATGGAACAGCACACGGGGCGAGCGGTACAGCAACCGGAGTAGAAGGAGAAACTTTAGCCGGATTGGACCTTGGAGCAAGCTTCACCAATGTGCCAGGCGGCACCGCCAACTGGGTATTCACAGACCAGACCGGAAACTATGAAGACGAATCAGGATCAGTAGAGATCGTGATCAATAAAAGACAGCTTACTGTAACGGCAATAGATAATTCAAAATTCTGCGGTCAAGTTAATCCTAATTTAGCAGTATCGTATTCAGGATTTGCCAATGGGGAGAATGAAAATGTCTTAAATACTAAGCCAAGTGCTTCAACATCTGCTGATGTAAATAGTACCAATAGTAGTTATATAATTAAAGCCTCTGGAGGTGTAGATAATAATTACAACTTTACTTATGTAGATGGTACTTTAACCGTAAATGGAGTAATCATCGATGCAAGCGCAAGTAGTAATCCAATTCAATTAGGAACTACAGCTACTTTATCAGCTCAGGTAACACCGGCTGTAGCAGGGGTGAGTGTAACATTTATATTATCTGAATATAACAATACAAATACAGGAACATTTGCACAGTCTTATACTGCCACAACCGGATCCAATGGTATAGCTACGGTAGACGTTGCTAATCTTCCTTCTGATGTTTATAAAGTGACAGCAGTTGCCGGAGGTGGATGTTCAGAATCTGAAGCTTACTTACCTGTTTACGATCCTAATGGAGGTTTTGTAACAGGAGGTGGATGGATCCAATCCCCAGGAACAGCGATGGAATCTGGAGCAACTGGTAAAGCAAACTTCGGTTTTAATGCGAAATATAAGAATGGTAAAAACAATATGACTGAAGTTGATGGTAATACAAACTTCCAATTCCAGGCAGGGGATTTACATCTTAAGAGTATTTCTCACGATAATATGTCACTGGTAATTTCAGGAGCAAAAGCAACCTACCGTGGGGTTGGTACTGTTAATGGAGCAAGTACACATAAATTCCTGTTGATCGCGATTGACGGTGATGTTTCCGGAGGAGGTGGTACTGATAAGTTTAGAATTAGGATTTGGAAGCATAACTCTCCAGAAATTCTATATGATAATCAGTGGATTTCTGATGAAAACTCTAATGATGCCACAATATTAGGTGGTGGTTCCATCGTGATCCATAAACCCAAAGGAAATAATAAAACGATGGAAACTACCGGGAAACCTGACGCTAAATATGTGATGCCAGAGGTTCCACAACAATTGAGAACTTTGGAGGTTGCTCCAAATCCGATGAGTGAGTATTGCGATATTAGATTCAGCTTAAAAGCAAAATTAAAAGCAGACGTTCTTATATTTGATATAAACGGTAGACAGTTGCGAAGCTTACATTCATCAATAGTTAATGAGAATGAGATGATTCAGATTAGATTTGAAAGACAAAATCTTCCTAGTGGAGTATACATTTGTAAATTGATTACCGGTGATGGTCACAGTTATGAAAGGCAAATTGTAATCAAGTAA